A region from the Spea bombifrons isolate aSpeBom1 chromosome 7, aSpeBom1.2.pri, whole genome shotgun sequence genome encodes:
- the PRRT2 gene encoding proline-rich transmembrane protein 2, giving the protein MATPPADTGPPPEEQTFPEPADPGAPAAVVVTVEEPEAAQEPTGSQEESPEAVQSKHSFLNDLSSQPATNGGPRAPSLTGSEGQLAQAASKSPRPSLCRQESTATTSGAAQEKPKDYLLIAILSCFCPMWPVNIVGFVYSVMSRNSLQQGDVDGALRLGRVAKLLSIVALVGGVLIIIASCVINFGGIL; this is encoded by the exons ATGGCAACTCCTCCCGCAGACACGGGGCCGCCCCCTGAGGAACAGACTTTTCCGGAGCCCGCCGATCCCGGGGCCCCTGCTGCCGTGGTGGTGACGGTGGAGGAGCCGGAAGCCGCGCAGGAACCCACCGGATCCCAAGAGGAATCCCCTGAGGCCGTCCAATCAAAACACTCATTTCTCAATGACCTGTCATCCCAGCCGGCCACCAACGGAGGACCCCGGGCCCCTAGCCTGACTGGCTCCGAGGGCCAATTGGCGCAAGCTGCTTCTAAGTCTCCACGGCCCAGCCTGTGCCGGCAAGAGTCCACTGCCACCACCTCCGGGGCTGCCCAGGAGAAGCCCAAGGACTACCTTCTCATTGCGATATTGTCGTGTTTCTGCCCCATGTGGCCGGTGAACATCGTGGGCTTCGTCTACTCCGTCATG TCCCGGAACAGCCTGCAGCAGGGGGACGTGGACGGGGCGCTGAGACTGGGCCGTGTGGCCAAATTACTGAGCATCGTGGCGCTGGTCGGCGGCGTCCTCATCATCATCGCGTCCTGCGTCATCAACTTCGGGGGAA TCTTGTGA
- the CDIPT gene encoding CDP-diacylglycerol--inositol 3-phosphatidyltransferase, which yields MSENIFLFVPNLIGYARILFAFIAFYFMPSSPLVAATFYLLSGLLDAFDGHAARLLNQGTKFGAMLDMLTDRCATMCLLVNLSLLYPAHALLFQLSMSLDISSHWLHLHSSTLKGSESHKAIDLSGNPVLRLYYTSRPVLFLMCAGNELFYCMLYLLHFSEGPAVALGPLGAVGIFRLVLWLSFPVSILKSLISLLHLVTASCNMAAIDVAERSKKK from the exons ATGTCGGAGAATATATTCCTGTTCGTCCCGAACCTCATAG gttACGCGCGAATTCTTTTCGCATTTATAGCTTTTTATTTCATGCCGAGCTCCCCCCTCGTGGCCGCCACGTTCTATCTGCTCAGCGGCCTTCTGGACGCCTTTGATGGACACGCAGCCCGCCTGCTCAACCAGG GTACGAAGTTCGGGGCCATGCTGGACATGCTGACCGATCGCTGCGCCACGATGTGTCTTCTGGTGAATCTGTCGCTCCTCTACCCGGCGCACGCCCTGCTCTTCCAGCTCAGCATGAGCCTCGACATCTCCAGCCACTGGCTGCACCTTCACAG CTCCACCCTGAAGGGCAGCGAGAGTCACAAAGCCATCGATCTGTCCGGGAACCCCGTTCTGCGTCTCTACTACACGTCCCGG CCAGTCCTGTTCCTGATGTGCGCCGGTAACGAGCTGTTCTATTGTATGTTGTACCTTCTGCACTTCTCAGAGGGACCGGCAG TGGCGTTGGGGCCGCTCGGGGCCGTCGGCATCTTCCGGTTGGTGCTTTGGCTTTCCTTCCCGGTGTCGATCCTGAAGTCTCTCATCAGCCTCCTCCACCTGGTCACGGCTTCCTGTAACATGGCGGCCATCGATGTGGCCGAGCGTTCCAAGAAGAAGTGA